In the genome of Hydra vulgaris chromosome 06, alternate assembly HydraT2T_AEP, the window TTGTGACTACTTGGTACATATTATGCTTTACATAACATTCATTtcttttattgcatttattttgatGACAAAATATTGATGCAGTTTACAGTTGCAGAATTGAAAAATGCTTGTAAAAGCTacgtttgtttaattttagacaataaaaatttatgaaaaaaaagttaaaaacaaagtatatcaAAAAGAAATAAGAGCCGTTTTTTTCTAAGAATCAGGCAAATTCCTGAAACTGTGGAAGTGACCTCCtccaaattgcttgaattttttatatattgatcagaatatagagaaaacctgttggggaaaaaaaaaattttcaaaaatgtttcgttcACTCGGAATCTGAGCtttaatttttgagatttttttaaaaatttttagaaatttagtttttgccacctttgaacccatttttttggcaaggcaaaaagttgcacatagcttttgtagttaatattagacgtaacccaaaagctctctccaaaaaatataaaaaagttgcgtgacactgtgcggttggctaattatcatagttcaaaagtacaaaatcaatcagttttgtcaatttttaatcggggttaattctagcggcgaagtgttgcacacaatttttcttttaggatttgaaattatcaaaggtattgagtctaaaaatgcaaagaaagttatgtgatacctaaggcctattaatatattaaggcttgaaattggaaaaaaatgttttagtatacttacaaaatgaacCATTACGGCAGAGACgcttagttttgtaaaaatgtaaacatatccaactgtcaatacaaaaaggtcctaacataataataaaaaaaattcgtgtGATTTTGTCACACGCATGatataacatgaattaaaaactgaacaaaaatctAACATCAAGATAACTATattgctaattaaataaaacataaatcaaacatttaaatgtttttccatttaaaaattagtttttcatttattaatagagTCATTTACACACATTATCCACCACATCACACATAATTTCTACTCTGCTGCAGTAAGTTTCTCTAAGAATAATGATATGACTGTATTATAGTCTTCTTCGGATAATGAATAATCGCCACAACCACTGATTAGAAAAGGAGCATTTACTAAACagataattttatcagtttggTTATTTATCTCCTCGGTAGTAACTGGCCAGCGAAAAGTATTCTTCTCTTGCCCGTTAATCATACAATTAACTCTGATCCCAGTTATAGATACCTAAAAGTATTAgcgcaacatttaaaataatataataaagagtttatgatttgtttaattttgcttacattcaataaaacttgtaaagtcTTATATAATGtcattctgaaattatttttacattttatttatattccttttattttagagcactgttttgtaaaacaaaataaaaacttgaaactaatatatactttgaataatattacctccacaatatatccaatattccattgtttttcaTATGCAACAGCAACCCAATCATTCACTTTCCATACAAGACAAATTTCTTTTGCAAGATTAGCGATGTCTTCctcatatttattatcatcttcattgtcTCCTGCCAGattaaagtcatcattttcgccataaacttctttgttatcgttaacctgactattttcattattttctgttGTCGGTTCTACCAGCTTACCTTTTCTTTTCAGGTTACTAAATCTATAACAATATCaattgtacatatttttaaacatatgtaaacaaacacacaaaattataactttcacctaaattttaatttcatatttgtaaaagaactatttaacaGTCAGAAACATAATCtaatttgcaaaagttttaatagCAACAATGCCTACCttgaaaataaagatcttaTCTGTTGGCTAGTTACATATTGATCAGGCGGAAGTTCTCTCCTCAGCTGCATGTGAACCTGCTCAAGGCTCATTTTATTACCTGATTCTTCTCCacgaataaagtatttatacaacaaTTCTTTCTGCtgatttgaaaatctaaaagaacttCGAACTGGTAATGCCCAACCTTGCAATAGAAAAATGTTCATGCAATGTGGTTTGTCTTTTACGGAAGCACTGTTAGAGGATGAAGAAATTGGCATATTTAGTTGTGAAGTAATTTTCATCTTATGAACAAACGAGTTGCGAACTTTATCCAATGATTTTAATGATTTCGGAACTGTATGAAGACCGGATAGCATGTGTTCTTCTAACTCAGCATCGCTTTCAAATGATAAAGTACAATTCATTTCAGTGCAAAATCTTAATGAATATAATTGCCTGTCacttcttttctgtttttctttaAGTGACTTGTTACGCTTAATTGAATTATCTGTTTTGCTATTGGCAACAACAACTTAATCGAGGGTTGAATTTTAAGATTTCCATACTCTTGTTCAATTCCCTCACCGATATTGAAATAACGCCACATCTTCATACTTTTCTCACCAAACTCAAATGAGTGATAGTTGCTAATGTTCTTAATCTTTGGTCCAGTAACTACAGTTTTATCATTGCT includes:
- the LOC136081499 gene encoding uncharacterized protein LOC136081499 yields the protein MNCTLSFESDAELEEHMLSGLHTVPKSLKSLDKVRNSFVHKMKITSQLNMPISSSSNSASVKDKPHCMNIFLLQGWALPVRSSFRFSNQQKELLYKYFIRGEESGNKMSLEQVHMQLRRELPPDQYVTSQQIRSLFSRFSNLKRKGKLVEPTTENNENSQVNDNKEVYGENDDFNLAGDNEDDNKYEEDIANLAKEICLVWKVNDWVAVAYEKQWNIGYIVEVSITGIRVNCMINGQEKNTFRWPVTTEEINNQTDKIICLVNAPFLISGCGDYSLSEEDYNTVISLFLEKLTAAE